A section of the Bombus fervidus isolate BK054 chromosome 9, iyBomFerv1, whole genome shotgun sequence genome encodes:
- the LOC139990607 gene encoding large ribosomal subunit protein uL4-like: MCRGGRMFAPTKPWRRWHRRINVNQKRYALVSAIAASGVPALVQSKGHMIQEVPEFPLVVSDKIQEYNKTKQAVIFLRRIKAWNDIQKVYKSQRFRAGKGKMRNRRRIQRRGPLIVYGQDQGIRKAFRNIPGIDLMNINKMNLLKLAPGGHVGRFVIWTKCAFEKLDALYGTWRKESQLKADYNLPYPKMANTDLSRLLKSHEIRKVLRAPRKKVVRSVKKLNPLTNTRAMLRLNPYAAVLKRAAILTAKKRQEQKDLALAEKRGIKLPKTTPAVKSKLLRARRAKQILKLKEEKNQRPVGFKGRPIMKPTARIISRRIQRAIAKTHPEQKDTLFKTL, translated from the exons ATGTGTAGAGGTGGACGCATGTTTGCTCCAACGAAGCCATGGAGACGCTGGCATCGTCGAATTAATGTTAACCAGAAAAGATACGCTCTTGTTTCTGCTATTGCTGCATCTGGTGTCCCAGCTCTTGTACAATCTAAGG GTCATATGATTCAGGAAGTTCCAGAATTTCCATTAGTAGTATCCGACAAAATTCAGGAGTATAACAAGACTAAACAAGCTGTTATCTTTCTAAGACGTATCAAGGCATGGAATGATATTCAAAAA GTTTACAAGTCTCAACGTTTCCGTGCTGGCAAAGGTAAAATGCGTAACCGCAGACGCATTCAACGACGTGGACCTCTGATTGTATATGGTCAAGATCAG ggTATTCGTAAGGCATTCCGTAACATTCCCGGTATTGACCTTatgaatattaacaaaatgaaCTTGCTTAAATTGGCACCTGGTGGCCACGTTGGACGTTTTGTAATCTGGACAAAATGTGCCTTTGAGAAGTTGGATGCTCTTTACGGAACTTGGCGCAAAGAATCCCAACTTAAGGCGGATTATAATCTCCCTTACCCGAAAATGGCGAACACGGATTTGTCGAGACTCCTGAAATCGCATGAAATTCGTAAAGTTCTGAGGGCACCAAG GAAGAAGGTGGTCCGTAGCGTCAAGAAATTGAACCCATTGACCAACACGCGTGCTATGTTGCGTCTCAATCCATATGCAGCTGTTCTGAAACGTGCAGCAATTTTGACAGCAAAGAAACGTCAAGAACAGAAAGATCTTGCTCTAGCAGAGAAGCGTGGA ATCAAGCTCCCAAAGACTACACCTGCCGTAAAGAGTAAATTACTCCGAGCAAGACGCgcgaaacaaattttgaaattgaaggaagagaaaaatcaGAGACCCGTGGGTTTTAAAGGACGTCCTATTATGAAGCCGACAGCTAGGATAATTTCAAGACGAATTCAAAGAGCCATTGCAAAAACTCACCCCGAACAAAAAGATACActttttaaaacgttataa